A section of the Babylonia areolata isolate BAREFJ2019XMU chromosome 31, ASM4173473v1, whole genome shotgun sequence genome encodes:
- the LOC143275993 gene encoding uncharacterized protein LOC143275993, whose protein sequence is MSLFGKSLLFVLSVAAVATNLNAASTTPPPTTETPPTTTTTLPSTTTTTTSQQEATSFEDYTTEGSAAENATTTVATDNATTTVATDNAATTVPTDNATTTVATNNATTTVAPTNATITVTTANATSTTTVAPEPPFNCHDCNSGSPLPGYWRNTNCAEDGYVVQWYTPNSCSTFCFSSVGLYPAGTVFRGCATALYLPDRELQDGCFDDVTNNRHVCLCSGDDCNTHDLTSDSEAYVQEYVAMQQAGSDNTV, encoded by the exons CCACCAATCTCAATGCggcctccaccaccccaccacccaccacagagacacctcccaccaccaccaccaccttgccgtccaccaccaccaccaccacctcccaacagGAAGCGACCAGCTTCGAAGACTACACGACAGAGGGCAGTGCTGCAGAAAATGCTACAACCACTGTGGCTACAGATAATGCTACAACCACTGTGGCTACAGATAATGCTGCAACCACTGTGCCTACAGATAATGCTACAACCACTGTGGCTACAAACAATGCTACAACCACCGTGGCTCCAACCAATGCTACAATCACTGTGACTACAGCTAACGCTACCAGTACTACCACTGTTGCACCTGagc CTCCATTCAACTGCCATGACTGCAACAGCGGAAGCCCTCTCCCTGGCTACTGGCGTAACACCAACTGTGCTGAAGATGGCTACGTGGTACAGTGGTACACACCCAACTCCTGTAgtactttctgtttctcttctgtcGGGCTGTACCCTGCTGGAA CGGTGTTCCGTGGCTGCGCCACTGCTCTGTACCTACCCGACCGAGAGCTGCAGGACGGCTGTTTTGATGACGTCACCAACAACCGTCACGTGTGTCTGTGCTCTGGGGACGACTGCAACACACACGACCTGACCTCAGACTCTGAGGCCTATGTCCAGGAGTATGTCGCCATGCAGCAAGCAGGCTCTGACAATACCGTGTAG
- the LOC143276191 gene encoding uncharacterized protein LOC143276191: MALFGKSFLFTLCVAAVATSLNAASTTPPPTTATTATTTTTTNTTTTNTTAAATTNNNNNNTATTTNNSNTNNNNNNTTTTNNNSNTNNNNNNTTTNNNNNNNTNNTTTSTTSVSGNITDSSATANATTTVATTTAAPQPPFNCHDCNSGSPLPGYWRNTNCAEDGYVAQWYTPNSCSTFCFSSVGLYPAGTVFRGCATALYLPDRELQDGCFDDVTNNRHVCLCSGDDCNTHDLTSDSEAYVQEYVAMQQAGSDNTVY; this comes from the exons CCACAAGTCTGAATGcagcctccaccacccctccacccacaacaGCGAcaactgccaccactaccaccaccaccaacaccaccaccaccaacaccaccgccgccgccaccacaaacaacaacaacaacaacaccgccaccaccaccaacaacagcaacaccaacaacaataacaacaacaccaccaccaccaacaacaacagcaacaccaacaacaataacaacaacaccaccaccaacaacaacaacaacaacaacaccaacaacaccaccacctccaccacgtcTGTCAGTGGCAACATAACAGATAGCAGTGCTACAGCCAATGCTACAACCACTGTAGCCACTACCACTGCTGCACCTcaac CTCCATTCAACTGCCATGACTGCAACAGCGGAAGCCCTCTCCCTGGCTACTGGCGTAACACCAACTGTGCTGAAGATGGCTACGTGGCACAGTGGTACACACCCAACTCCTGTAgtactttctgtttctcttctgtcGGGCTGTACCCTGCTGGAA CGGTGTTCCGTGGCTGCGCCACTGCTCTGTACCTACCCGACCGAGAGCTGCAGGACGGCTGTTTTGATGACGTCACCAACAACCGTCACGTGTGTCTGTGCTCTGGGGACGACTGCAACACACACGACCTGACCTCAGACTCTGAGGCCTATGTCCAGGAGTATGTCGCCATGCAGCAAGCAGGCTCTGACAATACCGTGTACTAG